A portion of the Poecilia reticulata strain Guanapo linkage group LG23, Guppy_female_1.0+MT, whole genome shotgun sequence genome contains these proteins:
- the ptprr gene encoding receptor-type tyrosine-protein phosphatase R — protein MNRSRGRGEGGFFTMFFSLCLIWTQLLIPEYFAGGPFPTHRPGRHTLIAQRDANELPESRSHLHLHRHHHQNQHQNQNQHPARSTRPESRLQQELGARQSLDLLEQLHQDVEPDHFGWRVVPGEYVVTMYLAVGVRRLNISHLLWFRDGVAAALGVAPQHVHINKLNARNGIELFVSSERRDVFELRPAKEIVQSLNRSVLHHHLADFSITAVKPECCRNIPDSSPSSPKKNVLQDDQRDHAWSRDGLYNIVLFFTFFLIIITCLMVLYRMKQKVPVTEKQLKAPPPDHVVSLTLPSDPHKRSKGTKVVTSESMVQSELPPAAATPTHQQQPIRACRRLAPPVVPLPSPVPVPIINTDSHPPPTSVPPVTGANELKPCPSPFRMKPAAGLQERRGSNVSLVLDMSALGSVEPLNVSVVTPRETAAREYLLSAGRPLTRQQLRDVVSNTHKLHVEFAEIPMNFIDPKELDIPNHGTKNRYKTILPNPHSRVILKSKSCNDLLSSYINANYIRGYLGDSRAFIATQGPMVNTVNDFWQMAWQEESPVIVMITKLKEKNEKCVLYWPEKRGIYGKVEVLVNGIRECEHYATRSLTLKCGNQTRVLQHYWYTSWPDHKTPDSALPLLQLMADVEAERRTAACVGPVIVHCSAGIGRTGCFIATTIGCRHLQVEGVVDVLNITCQLRADRGGMIQTGEQYEFVHHALSLYEARLSAESGQ, from the exons AGTATTTCGCTGGCGGTCCGTTCCCGACTCACCGTCCGGGTCGCCACACTCTGATCGCTCAGAGAGATGCGAATGAGCTGCCAGAGTCTCGTTCCCACCTCCACCTTCATCGCCACcaccaccagaaccagcaccagaaccagaaccagcaccCGGCCCGGTCAACCCGGCCCGAGTCTCGGCTTCAGCAGGAACTCGGCGCCCGGCAGAGCTTGGAcctgctggagcagctgcatCAGGATGTGGAGCCGGACCACTTCGGCTGGCGTGTTGTACCCGGGGAATATGTGGTTACCATG taCTTGGCTGTGGGAGTGAGGAGGCTGAACATCAGTCACCTCCTGTGGTTCCGGGACGGCGTGGCGGCGGCGCTCGGTGTCGCTCCTCAACACGTTCACATCAACAAGCTGAAT GCCAGAAACGGCATCGAGCTCTTCGTCTCCTCTGAGAGGCGGGACGTCTTCGAGCTGCGCCCTGCGAAGGAGATTGTCCAATCACTGAACCGCAGCGTCCTTCATCACCATCTGGCCGACTTCAGCATCACGGCGGTCAAACCGGAg TGCTGCAGAAACATCCCAGACTCTTCGCCTTCGTCTCCGAAGAAAAACGTCCTGCAGGACGATCAGAGGGATCACGCATGGAGCAGAGATGGCCTCTACAACATCGTCCTCTTCTTCACCttcttcctcatcatcatcacctgTCTAATG GTTTTGTACCGAATGAAGCAGAAAGTTCCCGTTactgagaagcagctcaaaGCTCCGCCCCCCGACCACGTCGTGAGCCTGACCCTCCCCTCCGACCCCCACAAGAGGTCAAAGGGCACCAAG gttgtGACGTCAGAAAGCATGGTCCAATCTGAGCTCCCGCCAGCTGCAGCCACGCCCACTCAccagcagcagccaatcagagcctgcCGCCGCCTCGCTCCTCCTGTCGTCCCTCTGCCCAG cccCGTCCCTGTGCCAATCATCAACACCGACAGCCACCCCCCGCCAACGAGCGTTCCCCCGGTAACAGGCGCTAACGAGCTGAAACCTTGCCCCTCCCCCTTCAGGATGAAACCGGCTGCAGGCCTGCAGGAGAG ACGAGGCTCTAACGTGTCCCTGGTGCTGGACATGTCGGCTCTCGGATCGGTGGAACCCCTCAATGTTTCCGTGGTAACCCCCAGAGAGACGGCGGCCCGAGAGTACCTGCTGTCGGCCGGACGACCGCTGACACGGCAACAGCTTCGTGACGTCGTCAGCAACACGCACAAGCTGCACGTCGAGTTCGCT GAAATCCCGATGAATTTTATCGACCCCAAGGAGCTGGATATCCCAAACCACGGCACTAAGAACAGATATAAGACCATTCTGCCCA ATCCTCACTCCAGAGTGATCCTGAAGTCAAAGAGCTGCAATGATCTTCTGAGTTCCTACATCAATGCCAACTACATAAGG GGTTACCTAGGCGACAGCAGGGCCTTCATCGCCACTCAGGGCCCCATGGTGAACACGGTGAACGACTTCTGGCAGATGGCGTGGCAGGAGGAGTCGCCCGTCATCGTCATGATCACCAAGCTGAAGGAGAAGAACGAG aAGTGTGTCCTGTACTGGCCGGAGAAGAGGGGGATCTACGGGAAGGTGGAGGTTCTGGTGAACGGCATCAGGGAGTGTGAGCACTACGCCACCCGCAGCCTCACGCTGAAG TGCGGGAATCAAACCCGCGTCCTGCAGCATTACTGGTACACATCGTGGCCCGACCACAAAACCCCGGACTCGGCGCTgccgctgctgcagctcatgGCTGATGTTGAGGCTGAGAGACGCACCGCCGCCTGCGTGGGGCCCGTCATCGTCCACTGCAG TGCTGGGATTGGCCGGACGGGATGCTTCATCGCCACGACGATAGGCTGCCGGCATCTGCAGGTGGAGGGGGTGGTGGACGTGCTAAACATCACCTGCCAGCTCCGAGCCGACAG AGGAGGTATGATCCAGACAGGTGAGCAGTACGAGTTCGTGCATCACGCCCTGAGTCTGTACGAGGCGCGGCTGTCGGCTGAATCCGGCCAGTGA